A single Cupriavidus sp. D39 DNA region contains:
- a CDS encoding glutamate/aspartate ABC transporter substrate-binding protein yields MKSHVRSHRFSRCLLAVAMLAGAAGAVHDANAADGDTLRKIKDTGVISLGYRESSIPFSYTNGRDVMGYSHEILLQIVDKVKAQLQLAKLEVKLVPITSQNRISLMQNGTIDIECGTTTNNLERQKQVAFSNSLFVYGLRMLTKKDSGVKDFPDLKDRNVVTTAGTTDERLLVKMNGEKAMNMNLISAKDHGQSFLILETGRAVAFVMDEPLLYGELTKAKSANDWTVVGTPLQTENYACMFRKDDPSFKALADGVIADLMTSGRAEQLYKKWFQSPIPPRNINLNYPLSADMKDLYAHPNDKAFQ; encoded by the coding sequence ATGAAATCGCACGTCCGTTCCCACCGATTCTCCCGTTGCCTGCTGGCGGTTGCCATGCTGGCTGGCGCCGCCGGCGCCGTTCACGACGCCAATGCTGCAGACGGCGATACGCTGCGCAAGATCAAGGACACCGGCGTGATCTCGCTGGGCTATCGCGAGTCCTCCATCCCGTTCTCCTATACCAACGGACGCGATGTGATGGGCTACTCGCACGAGATCCTGCTGCAGATCGTCGACAAGGTGAAGGCGCAACTGCAGTTGGCCAAGCTCGAGGTCAAGCTGGTGCCCATCACCTCGCAGAATCGCATTTCGCTGATGCAGAACGGCACCATCGACATCGAGTGCGGCACCACCACCAACAACCTGGAGCGGCAGAAGCAGGTAGCGTTTTCCAACAGCCTGTTTGTCTACGGGCTGCGCATGCTGACCAAGAAGGATTCGGGCGTGAAAGACTTCCCCGATCTCAAGGACCGCAATGTGGTGACCACCGCGGGCACCACGGACGAGCGCCTGCTGGTCAAGATGAATGGCGAAAAGGCCATGAACATGAACCTGATCAGCGCCAAGGACCACGGGCAGTCCTTCCTGATCCTGGAGACGGGCCGCGCGGTGGCCTTTGTCATGGACGAGCCGCTGCTCTACGGCGAGCTGACCAAGGCCAAGAGCGCCAATGACTGGACCGTGGTGGGCACGCCGCTGCAGACCGAGAACTACGCCTGCATGTTCCGCAAGGACGATCCGTCCTTCAAGGCGCTGGCCGACGGCGTGATCGCCGACCTGATGACCAGCGGCCGTGCCGAGCAGTTGTACAAGAAGTGGTTCCAGTCGCCGATCCCGCCGCGCAACATCAACCTGAACTATCCGCTGTCAGCCGACATGAAGGATCTTTACGCCCACCCGAACGACAAGGCGTTCCAGTAA
- a CDS encoding transporter substrate-binding domain-containing protein has translation MRSLRTGCLNALFAVSLLAAGAAAQAADLLDTVKQAGALKIGLEGTYPPFNYRGSNNQLEGFDVDVAKGVAAKLGVKPEFVTTEWSGIIAGLQAGKFDVIVNQVAVTPQRKQVLDFSTPYVYSAAQLIQRKDDNRQFKSLEDLKGKKLGVSLGSNYNELAKSVPGIDVKTYPGAPEYLRDLAAQRVDAALNDRLMISYLIKMSNLPLRPGAIVEGGNSEVAIPFRKDNPKFAQAIDRALDEMRKDGSLGKLSVKWFGGDVTKPAK, from the coding sequence ATGCGATCGCTTCGTACTGGCTGTCTCAACGCCCTGTTCGCCGTTTCGCTGCTGGCGGCCGGCGCTGCCGCGCAGGCCGCGGACCTGCTCGATACCGTAAAGCAGGCCGGCGCGCTCAAGATCGGGCTGGAAGGTACCTATCCGCCGTTCAACTACCGCGGCAGCAACAACCAGCTGGAAGGCTTCGATGTGGATGTGGCGAAGGGCGTGGCGGCCAAGCTGGGCGTCAAGCCGGAGTTTGTCACCACCGAATGGAGCGGCATCATTGCCGGGCTGCAGGCTGGCAAGTTCGACGTGATCGTCAACCAGGTCGCGGTGACGCCGCAGCGCAAGCAGGTGCTGGATTTCTCCACGCCTTACGTGTATTCGGCGGCGCAACTGATCCAGCGCAAGGATGACAACCGGCAGTTCAAGTCCCTCGAGGACCTGAAAGGCAAGAAGCTGGGCGTGAGCCTGGGCAGCAACTACAACGAGCTGGCCAAGTCTGTGCCCGGCATCGACGTCAAGACCTATCCGGGCGCGCCCGAATACCTGCGCGACCTGGCAGCCCAGCGCGTGGATGCCGCGCTCAACGACCGCCTGATGATCAGTTACCTGATCAAGATGTCCAACCTGCCACTGCGGCCCGGCGCGATCGTCGAAGGCGGCAACTCGGAGGTGGCGATTCCCTTCCGCAAGGACAACCCGAAGTTCGCACAGGCCATCGACCGGGCACTGGACGAGATGCGCAAGGACGGCAGCCTCGGCAAGCTGTCGGTGAAGTGGTTTGGCGGTGACGTGACCAAGCCCGCCAAGTAA
- a CDS encoding amino acid ABC transporter permease codes for MSALQLVVESLPVLLQGMLLTIKFALLSMVFGLVIGTAVALMGISHRRVLEAIARVYVSIMRGTPLLVQIFVVYYGLPGIGIAMEPTPAGVLTLSLNVGAYLSESMRGAILGIPRGQWLAAYSLGLTQGQTLRYVVGPQALRLAVPSLSNSLISLIKDTSLVSVITVTELLRTAQEVIAATYQPLPLYVAVAAIYWMLSTALAQVQRKLERRLSLPGRH; via the coding sequence ATGTCCGCTCTCCAGCTTGTCGTCGAGTCGCTGCCCGTGCTGCTGCAGGGCATGCTGCTCACCATCAAGTTCGCGCTGCTGTCGATGGTCTTCGGACTGGTGATCGGCACCGCGGTGGCGCTCATGGGCATCAGCCACCGGCGCGTGCTGGAGGCCATCGCGCGGGTCTATGTGAGCATCATGCGCGGCACGCCGCTGCTGGTGCAGATCTTCGTGGTGTATTACGGCTTGCCGGGCATCGGCATCGCCATGGAACCCACGCCGGCGGGCGTGTTGACGCTGAGCCTGAACGTGGGCGCCTATCTCTCCGAGAGCATGCGCGGCGCCATCCTCGGCATCCCGCGCGGGCAGTGGCTGGCCGCCTATAGCCTGGGACTGACGCAAGGCCAGACCCTGCGCTATGTGGTGGGCCCGCAGGCGCTGCGGCTGGCGGTGCCGAGCCTGTCGAACAGCCTGATCAGCCTGATCAAGGACACCTCGCTGGTATCGGTGATCACCGTGACCGAGTTGCTGCGCACGGCGCAGGAGGTGATTGCCGCGACCTACCAGCCGCTGCCGCTCTATGTCGCGGTGGCCGCGATCTACTGGATGCTCAGCACGGCGCTGGCGCAGGTGCAGCGGAAGCTGGAGCGGCGCTTGTCGTTGCCGGGGCGGCACTAG
- a CDS encoding D-amino acid dehydrogenase: MKVVIVGAGVIGMSAAWRLAGDGHEVTVLERRDGPGEETSFANGGQLSYSYVAPLAGPGVLAKVPGWLLRADSPMRFRPSVDPAQWRWLVAFARACNASASEATTRKLLRLAFYSRDLMQAFVDSQPVEFGFARRGKLIVHRDAGSFDAACRLLDYQASLGCEQQALDSDACVALEPALAGIRGEIAGAIHTPSEEVADCHRFCLALAQLLQDRPGVALRFGTGVLGIERAGERVTGVRTAAGIERADAVVVAGGIGSVALLKPLGLRAPLWPLKGYSITVPIRDGERAPHISITDFARKIVYARIGNTLRVAGMADLVRGDTIIDRARIATLAFETRALFGDMAPGMEPEQLQPWAGLRPATPTGLPMVGPTSLRGLWLNIGHGALGFTLAMGSAGLLADGLAGRKPAIDERDFAAALA; the protein is encoded by the coding sequence ATGAAGGTTGTGATCGTAGGGGCGGGCGTGATCGGGATGAGCGCGGCGTGGCGGCTGGCAGGCGACGGGCACGAGGTGACCGTGCTGGAGCGGCGCGATGGCCCGGGCGAGGAAACCAGCTTCGCCAACGGCGGGCAGCTCAGCTATAGCTATGTGGCGCCGCTCGCCGGGCCGGGCGTGCTGGCCAAGGTGCCCGGGTGGCTGCTGCGCGCCGATTCGCCGATGCGCTTCCGGCCATCGGTGGACCCGGCACAGTGGCGCTGGCTGGTTGCGTTTGCACGGGCTTGCAATGCCTCCGCCAGCGAGGCCACCACGCGCAAGCTGCTGCGCCTGGCCTTCTACTCCCGCGACCTGATGCAGGCTTTCGTCGACAGCCAGCCGGTGGAGTTCGGCTTTGCCCGGCGCGGCAAGCTGATTGTGCACCGCGATGCGGGCAGCTTCGATGCCGCGTGCCGCCTGCTCGATTACCAGGCCAGCCTGGGCTGCGAGCAGCAGGCGCTGGACAGCGATGCCTGCGTGGCGCTGGAGCCGGCGCTGGCCGGCATCCGCGGCGAGATTGCCGGGGCCATTCACACGCCGAGCGAGGAAGTGGCCGATTGCCATCGCTTCTGCCTGGCGCTGGCACAGTTGCTGCAAGACCGTCCCGGCGTAGCGCTGCGTTTCGGCACCGGCGTGCTGGGTATCGAGCGCGCAGGCGAGCGCGTGACCGGCGTGCGCACCGCTGCCGGCATCGAGCGGGCGGACGCGGTGGTGGTGGCAGGCGGCATCGGCAGCGTGGCGCTGCTCAAGCCGCTGGGGCTGCGGGCGCCGCTGTGGCCGCTCAAGGGCTACAGCATCACGGTGCCGATCCGCGATGGCGAGCGTGCGCCGCACATCAGCATCACGGATTTCGCGCGCAAGATCGTCTATGCCCGCATCGGCAACACCTTGCGTGTGGCGGGCATGGCCGACCTGGTGCGCGGGGACACCATCATCGACCGTGCCCGCATCGCCACGCTGGCCTTTGAGACCCGCGCGCTGTTCGGCGACATGGCGCCGGGCATGGAGCCGGAGCAGTTGCAGCCCTGGGCGGGCCTGCGCCCGGCCACGCCGACCGGCCTGCCGATGGTGGGGCCCACGAGCCTGCGCGGCCTGTGGCTCAATATCGGCCACGGCGCGCTTGGCTTCACGCTGGCCATGGGCAGCGCGGGCTTGCTGGCCGATGGCCTGGCCGGGCGCAAGCCGGCCATCGATGAAAGGGATTTTGCCGCGGCGCTGGCTTGA